From a single Leishmania braziliensis MHOM/BR/75/M2904 complete genome, chromosome 28 genomic region:
- a CDS encoding putative DNA polymerase kappa — protein MSAERDSSAPVRSSPSDVRTAGGQRLSLITCRTAITPPTVPPRTLSPLPPVFPIQVVTRTTSPTPSTVHTPVRGMQISSDNHENLNSSSGSGGSSHNTYKSVPSSAPTLGSSPSCSVAADESSRGFLYANTSSVGGTAVPKVVFFDNTKAGLHAVDKAKTEALITALSKNSDFYINEERKAQRRKRQIEGLLVKTRQYEGNVCGQPDVFRQLQRDVADLEASFEMYRSFDSIYVHVDMDMFYAAVEMKKNPQYAEVPLGVGSMAMLSTTNYLARQYGVRSGMPGFIGMRLCPQLVIVPTDFAACRVESAKFKGVVRNYDPAAQVLGMDEIMMRLDDYLAQHHMDATTHAERFDVAERIIEECRRRVAEVTGLTASAGIAPTPTLAKMASDYKKPNGQFAVRLFSREAVMDYLASIPVRRVPGIGKSRESILAGLGIHTLGEVYQQRHRLFYILTRKTYEFLLASAMGVGGMYDSLEAAPPSSAGTTTKTVAALDGESNEDDWRRKSVGQERTFYKLKNRMELQAIAHMNLRQSHETLVAEDLLCSQVVLKLKHRSFHVKQHSKSLNLYTDDYEVLRRALDDLLLPVVDDFAKFRLLGIRLEKLRRRPQNSGAGGAIILTVKSTAEAESTQPTLSHFFARQSASAAHPMRHTPQKQQQQLLALRKRYRDTSRSGEGNDSSADLSNNGDEDGAVLVVSSESQLTDVEEVNGPMVSCAAPSPHPGLCTAPAAKEQKKAHDEEVGSDGSADDDVVIVE, from the coding sequence ATGAGTGCGGAGCGTGACTCAAGCGCGCCGGTACGCTCATCCCCTTCGGATGTGAGGACAGCAGGTGGGCAGCGCCTCTCGCTCATCACTTGCCGCACCGCCATCACTCCACCGACTGTGCCACCGCGAACGCTCTCCCCGCTGCCACCGGTGTTCCCCATCCAGGTAGTGACTCGCACGACATCGCCAACGCCCTCTACCGTGCATACCCCTGTCCGCGGCATGCAGATCAGTAGTGACAATCACGAGAACttgaacagcagcagtggcagcggtggtagCTCACATAACACCTATAAGAGCGTTCCGAGCTCAGCGCCAACGTTGGGCAGCAGCCCCTCGTGCTCCGTGGCTGCGGATGAATCCTCGCGCGGCTTCCTCTACGCGAATACATCCAGCGTCGGTGGCACAGCGGTGCCTAAAGTAGTTTTCTTCGACAACACGAAGGCCGGCCTTCACGCTGTTGACAAGGCGAAGACGGAGGCCCTCATCACGGCGCTCTCCAAGAACTCTGACTTTTACATTAACGAGGAACGCAAGGCACAACGGCGGAAGCGGCAGATTGAAGGACTCCTGGTGAAGACACGGCAATACGAAGGGAATGTGTGTGGTCAACCTGACGTAttccgccagctgcagcgcgacgTGGCAGACCTCGAGGCCAGCTTTGAGATGTATCGCAGCTTCGACTCCATATATGTCCACGTAGACATGGACATGTTCTACGCCGCTGTTGAGATGAAAAAGAACCCACAGTACGCAGAGGTGCCACTTGGGGTCGGCAGCATGGCAATGCTCTCCACAACAAACTACCTTGCCCGGCAGTACGGCGTGCGGTCTGGGATGCCCGGCTTTATTGGCATGCGACTGTGCCCTCAACTTGTTATTGTGCCCACCGACTTTGCAGCGTGCCGAGTCGAGTCCGCCAAGTTCAAGGGCGTAGTGCGAAACTACGACCCCGCCGCACAAGTGCTCGGCATGGATGAGATCATGATGCGCCTCGATGACTACCTCGCGCAGCATCACATGGACGCCACAACGCACGCGGAGCGCTTTGACGTTGCCGAAAGGATCATCGAGGAGTGCCGACGGCGCGTCGCCGAGGTAACCGGGCTGACCGCCAGCGCCGGGATCgcgccgacgccgacgcTGGCGAAAATGGCGTCCGACTATAAAAAGCCGAACGGGCAGTTCGCAGTTCGCCTCTTCAGCCGCGAAGCCGTGATGGACTACCTCGCCAGCATCCCCGTCCGCCGTGTGCCCGGCATCGGCAAGTCGCGGGAGAGCATCCTTGCCGGGCTTGGGATACATACACTCGGTGAAGTataccagcagcggcatcgactCTTCTACATTCTGACGCGAAAGACGTACGAATTTCTTCTTGCCTCGGCCATGGGCGTCGGTGGCATGTACGACTCGCTGGAGGCCGCGCCACCTTCATCAGCCGGAACGACCACCAAGACGGTTGCCGCATTGGACGGAGAGTCGAACGAGGACGACTGGAGACGAAAATCAGTAGGTCAAGAGCGCACCTTCTACAAGCTGAAAAATCGCATGGAGTTGCAGGCGATCGCGCACATGAACCTGCGTCAGTCACACGAGACCCTCGTAGCGGAAGACCTCCTCTGCTCTCAGGTGGTGCTCAAGCTGAAGCACCGCAGCTTCCATGTGAAGCAGCACAGCAAGTCGCTTAACTTGTACACAGACGACTACGAAGTCCTACGACGGGCCCTCGACGACTTACTCTTGCCAGTTGTGGACGACTTTGCCAAGTTTCGGCTGCTCGGCATACGGCTGGAAAAGCTCAGGCGGCGACCCCAaaacagcggcgcaggcggcgcgaTCATTCTGACGGTAAAGTCAACCGCCGAGGCAGAGTCAACGCAGCCCACACTGAGTCACTTTTTCGCTCGCCAGTCGGCGAGCGCAGCGCATCCGATGCGGCATACAccgcagaagcagcagcagcagctcttggCTCTGCGAAAGCGCTACCGTGACaccagccgcagcggtgaAGGGAACGATAGCTCTGCCGACCTCAGCAACAACGGCGACGAAGACGGTGCCGTACTCGTCGTCTCCTCCGAAAGCCAGCTAACggatgtggaggaggtgaacgGCCCCATGgtgagctgcgccgcaccgtcCCCGCACCCTGGTCTTTGTACCGCCCCAGCCGCaaaggagcagaagaaggcgcaCGACGAAGAGGTCGgtagcgacggcagcgctgatGACGACGTGGTCATCGTGGAATGA
- a CDS encoding putative DNA polymerase kappa: protein MLRLSRFVASTVSSKGLARASKQTEKRDLHPVAAKKPSAATAATVVTPSAAWHVSPSMSPAARDHYSNSHAADFEADSAALEAHAHAAPQDSHNLQTHTGMNGAQHQDHRSAGKLNFDASKAGLQQVNKDYVEHVIEEASKGSAFYQKEQRLEETRRRKAEELQEKAKSFDSISTAEKQKIKAMVDTMVDELEATRDLRRRYIHIDMDMFYAAVEEKKTPSLREKPFGVGSQQMLSTTNYIARQYGVRSGMPGFIGKKLCPELIIVPNDFPAYQREAARVHSIASRYDAQFVSVGLDELTMDVTKYLQEFPAVSASDIAHDFRDEV from the coding sequence ATGCTTCGGCTCTCTCGGTTTGTTGCCTCCACGGTGAGCTCAAAAGGTCTTGCGCGGGCGAGCAAGCAGACTGAGAAGCGGGATCTTCACCCTGTTGCTGCGAAGAAGCCGTCAGCGGCTACCGCCGCGACCGTGGTCACACCATCCGCTGCCTGGCACGTAAGCCCCAGTATGTCTCCTGCCGCACGAGACCACTACAGCAACTCGCACGCGGCGGATTTCGAGGCGGACAGCGCCGCCCTCGAGGCGCACGctcacgccgcgccgcaggACTCGCATAATCTGCAGACTCACACCGGCATGAACGGTGCGCAGCACCAAgaccaccgcagcgccggcaagCTGAACTTTGATGCCTCGAAAGCTGGGCTTCAGCAGGTGAATAAAGACTACGTCGAGCACGTCATTGAAGAGGCGTCGAAGGGGTCCGCTTTCTACCAAAAGGAGCAGCGGCTCGAGGAGACGCGGCGTCGCAAGGCCGAAGAGCTACAAGAGAAGGCCAAGTCATTCGACTCTATCAGCACAGCCGAGAAGCAGAAGATCAAGGCCATGGTAGACACCATGGTGGACGAACTCGAGGCGACGCGTGATCTTCGGCGCCGGTACATCCACATTGATATGGACATGTTCTACGccgcggtggaggagaagaagacaCCGTCGCTGAGGGAAAAGCCTTTCGGTGTCGGTTCTCAGCAGATGCTCTCCACAACGAACTACATTGCGCGGCAGTACGGCGTGCGGTCTGGGATGCCCGGCTTTATTGGCAAGAAACTCTGCCCCGAGCTCATCATAGTGCCGAATGACTTCCCAGCCTACCAGCGAGAAGCGGCGCGGGTGCACAGTATTGCCTCCCGCTACGATGCGCAGTTCGTCAGCGTCGGCCTCGATGAGTTGACGATGGACGTGACCAAATACCTGCAGGAGTTCCCGGCCGTGTCGGCATCCGACATTGCCCACGACTTCCGCGACGAGGT
- a CDS encoding putative DNA polymerase kappa, which produces MCTVYAPACQSLSRRSSAPPYRYINRDLIYTSASPLRCAPFGAQYDPHYPTVGLDELTMDNTDFLRTHKDRPAEDVCAEFRRRNSTDSSSKAALFDRGNCKDVATPIEKGISPRPTNISGRKTGLRSSSSSRTNMSRE; this is translated from the coding sequence ATGTGTACGGTGTATGCTCCGGCATGCCAGAGTTTATCGCGAAGAAGCTCTGCCCCACCCTACAGATACATCAACCGAGATTTGATCTATACCTCCGCCAGTCCGCTGCGGTGCGCGCCATTTGGCGCTCAATACGATCCCCATTACCCCACGGTAGGGTTGGACGAGCTGACGATGGATAACACCGACTTCCTTCGTACTCACAAGGACCGCCCTGCCGAGGATGTGTGCGCGGAgttccgccgccgcaacagCACAGACAGCAGCTCCAAAGCAGCGCTATTCGATCGCGGAAACTGCAAAGACGTCGCCACTCCCATTGAAAAAGGCATCTCTCCACGCCCGACCAACATCAGCGGTCGCAAAACAGGTCTCCGCAGCTCGTCGTCGAGCAGAACCAACATGTCGAGAGAATAA
- a CDS encoding putative ATPase, with protein sequence MVSTGHSGDAARSPSPTCSPLEQAHLLLVSLLRWWPYAPHEQIPSVLLCGPTSNGKSHLVRRAADAANACTDAPTDDVAHVSKNEEDHHAVVCRGPAGVAAENMPISVLLQVQRRTRVVTVIPPLAKAVAVQSAHDGSTGLRRLLRHAIYEACIAYSRESATTACVANDTLHTTPPTEIAILLVLDHVECYLQQDDAHIHGSSSATADPATRQSRGVGGPSRDGSNAQGLNTLYPAFLADLYTVLRSCPPLFSQHECATLHLTRLVSVALFTGGLDEVLSVVRHRYVDYALSLPTPTEAERRAFFLQYATTSATGQASSLLPLPMVDALALRTGGVSYGGLQEVLGLALDHCTSSTSRPSSSPSSDPGTVECDEHVAGAMAQAVLQAYQSSGSVTALEYRRSAGFVDVQVTRWDDIAGMAHVKETLQRLVTDPIRHRDTYRHFHVRPSTGVLLYGPPGTGKTMLAKAMATELNASFVYMDLPKLVQAEVGESERRLQEYFNVARERSPSLVFMDEIQAAFGLRYANATDAHRRRVRSIAACGDGPDRGASTPATATTHDARLVSHLLHLLDAAQQDEEHFVLFVGATNVVHLLDPLLLRAGRLDTLLEVPLPDAAARESLVRRVVYGEWAHWLYEQENTTSSANVDGDCVAAPALIDTKQLDNLREVLVEAFVRRSDGFSGAEVRNFTSVFGVQLARAVSNNVEAMQDAVIDEQLDCTEATHDPRREQCERQRHLRRAITAFLSTSGGTEGGLSYDALALLDAAYKKCVS encoded by the coding sequence ATGGTGAGCACTGGTCACAGCGGTGACGCCGCGAggtccccctccccaaccTGTTCGCCCCTAGAACaggcgcacctcctgctcGTCTCGCTCTTGCGCTGGTGGCCGTACGCGCCACATGAGCAGATCCCGTCGGTCTTGCTCTGTGGACCCACCTCGAATGGGAAGAGCCACCTCGTTCGTCGTGCTGCAGACGCCGCCAATGCATGCACAGACGCTCCTACTGACGATGTCGCCCACGTTTCGAAAAACGAGGAGGACCACCATGCAGTAGTTTGCAGAGGGCCAGCGGGCGTCGCCGCGGAAAATATGCCCATCTCAGTATTGCTGCAAGTGCAACGCCGAACTCGCGTCGTGACGGTTATTCCGCCTCTTGCCAAGGCTGTGGCAGTTCAAAGCGCTCACGACGGCAGCACGGGGCTGCGTCGGCTGCTCCGTCATGCCATATACGAGGCGTGCATCGCATACAGCCGTGAAAGCGCCACTACGGCATGCGTAGCTAATGACACGCtccacaccacaccaccgACTGAAATCGCTATCCTGCTTGTTTTGGATCACGTTGAGTGCTACCTGCAGCAAGATGACGCGCACAttcacggcagcagcagcgcaaccgCCGACCCAGCGACACGGCAAAGTCGCGGTGTAGGAGGGCCGTCTCGTGACGGCTCCAACGCACAGGGTCTCAACACGCTCTACCCAGCCTTCCTCGCCGATCTTTACACGGTGTTACGCAGCTgcccgcctctcttctcgcagCACGAGTGCGCCACTCTGCACCTAACGCGCCTCGTCTCCGTTGCTCTCTTTACGGGAGGGCTGGACGAGGTGCTTTCTGTTGTTCGGCACCGCTACGTTGACTacgccctctccctgcccACTCCGAcagaggcggagcggcgcgCGTTCTTTCTACAATACGCCACAACGTCTGCTACTGGTCAAGCGtcgtcactgctgccgcttccaaTGGTTGATGCGTTGGCCCTGCGCACCGGTGGGGTCTCGTACGGAGgactgcaggaggtgctgggcCTCGCGCTCGACCACTGTACCTCATCGACGTCCcgtccttcctcctctccctcctccgaCCCCGGCACTGTCGAATGTGATGAGCATGTGGCTGGTGCCATGGCTCAGGCAGTTCTTCAAGCCTATCAATCCAGCGGCTCCGTCACAGCCTTGGAGTATCGTCGCAGCGCAGGGTTTGTGGACGTGCAGGTGACGCGGTGGGACGATATTGCTGGGATGGCGCACGTgaaggagacgctgcagcggtTGGTTACCGATCCGATTCGGCACCGCGACACGTACCGGCACTTCCACGTGCGCCCCTCGACCGGCGTGCTGCTCTATGGCCCTCCGGGCACCGGCAAGACGATGCTGGCCAAGGCCATGGCAACCGAGCTGAACGCCTCCTTCGTCTATATGGACCTACCCAAGCTGGTGCAGGCGGAGGTAGGCGAATCGGAAAGGCGGCTGCAGGAGTATTTTAATGTCGCGCGCGAGCGCAGCCCCTCGCTTGTGTTTATGGACGAAATACAAGCTGCCTTTGGACTCCGCTACGCAAATGCCACGGATGCGCATCGGCGTCGCGTAAGGTCTATCGCGGCTTGCGGGGATGGTCCAGACAGGGGCGCCTCTacccctgccaccgccactacGCACGATGCCCGTCTTGTGTCTCACCTTCTTCACCTGCTGgacgctgcgcagcaggaTGAGGAGCACTTTGTCCTCTTCGTCGGCGCCACAAACGTCGTTCACTTGCTGGACCCACTCCTCCTACGTGCCGGTCGACTGGACACGCTCCTAGAGGTGCCGCTACCGGATGCCGCGGCTCGCGAGAGTCTCGTACGGCGCGTCGTGTATGGAGAATGGGCTCATTGGCTGTACGAACAAGAAAACACTACTTCCTCGGCGAACGTGGATGGCGACTGTGTCGCTGCCCCTGCTCTGATTGATACCAAGCAGCTAGACAACCTCCGCGAGGTCCTGGTGGAGGCGTTTGTGCGCCGCTCTGACGGTTTCAGCGGCGCCGAGGTGCGCAACTTCACGTCGGTGTTCGGTGTCCAGCTTGCCCGTGCTGTAAGTAATAATGTGGAAGCGATGCAAGACGCGGTGATTGACGAGCAACTGGACTGCACAGAAGCCACTCACGACCCGCGGAGAGAGCAGTGCGAAAGGCAGCGGCATCTGCGTCGTGCCATCACCGCCTTCCTTTCCACAAGCGGAGGAACAGAAGGGGGGCTCAGCTACGATGCACTGGCGCTATTGGATGCCGCTTACAAGAAATGTGTCTCGTAA
- a CDS encoding Qa-SNARE protein translates to MEELRQKHAENMQTVDEARSKALRLEIDELSREASNAARAAKDKLDAMSRNTANLKKTPDSVHANSAVIRIEENQHMYLVVKLATIMAEYQRHQSANEAFYKAQTQRQIKIKYTNLDGSAIDDSIAAQLAEQVMENNTSSYIFQQSKEVLASIIETRNDIYRIEQSMRELNQLFNDLALLVNEQGEIMDVILANVQRSIRYVEKGSAELKKGRKYQKKSRKKLICFVVCIGIIVALFVLVGVLAGTIKIP, encoded by the coding sequence atggaggagctgcggcagaAGCACGCGGAGAACATGCAGACGGTCGACGAGGCGCGCTCaaaggcgctgcgcctcgagaTCGACGAGCTGTCGCGCGAGGCCAGCAACGCGGCCAGGGCGGCGAAGGACAAGCTCGACGCGATGTCCAGGAATACGGCCAATCTGAAGAAGACGCCGGACAGCGTGCATGCCAACAGCGCCGTCATCCGCATCGAGGAGAACCAGCACATGTACCTCGTGGTGAAGCTGGCCACGATCATGGCCGAGTACCAGCGTCACCAGTCCGCCAACGAGGCCTTCTACAAGGCGCAGACGCAGCGCCAGATCAAGATCAAGTACACCAAcctcgacggcagcgccatcgacgACTCGAtagcggcgcagctggcagaGCAGGTGATGGAGAACAACACGTCTAGCTACATCTTCCAGCAGAGCAAGGAGGTGCTTGCCTCCATCATCGAGACACGCAACGACATCTACCGCATCGAGCAGTCCATGCGTGAACTGAACCAGCTCTTCAACGATCTAGCCCTCTTGGTGAATGAGCAGGGCGAAATCATGGACGTGATTCTCGCCAATGTTCAGCGGAGCATTCGGTACGTGGAGAAGGGCAGCGCAGAGCTGAAGAAGGGACGCAAGTATCAGAAGAAGAGCCGCAAGAAGCTGATTTGCTTCGTGGTGTGCATCGGGATTATAGTTGCTCTGTTTGTTCTTGTTGGTGTGCTCGCCGGCACCATCAAGATCCCATGA
- a CDS encoding Qa-SNARE protein, protein MEELRQKHAENMQTVDEARSKALRLEIDELSHEASNAARTAKDKLDAMSRNTANLKKTPDSVHANSAVIRIEENQHMYLVVKLATIMAEYQRHQSANEAFYKAQTQRQIKIKYTNLDGSAIDDSIAAQLAEQVMENNTSSYIFQQSKEVLASIIETRNDIYRIEQSMRELNQLFNDLALLVNEQGEIMDVILANVQRSIRYVEKGSAALKKGRNKLICSVARIRMWKRW, encoded by the coding sequence atggaggagctgcggcagaAGCACGCGGAGAACATGCAGACGGTCGACGAGGCGCGCTCaaaggcgctgcgcctcgagaTCGACGAGCTGTCGCACGAGGCCAGCAACGCGGCCAGGACGGCGAAGGACAAGCTCGACGCGATGTCCAGGAATACGGCCAATCTGAAGAAGACGCCGGACAGCGTGCATGCCAACAGCGCCGTCATCCGCATCGAGGAGAACCAGCACATGTACCTCGTGGTGAAGCTGGCCACGATCATGGCCGAGTACCAGCGTCACCAGTCCGCCAACGAGGCCTTCTACAAGGCGCAGACGCAGCGCCAGATCAAGATCAAGTACACCAAcctcgacggcagcgccatcgacgACTCGAtagcggcgcagctggcagaGCAGGTGATGGAGAACAACACGTCTAGCTACATCTTCCAGCAGAGCAAGGAGGTGCTTGCCTCCATCATCGAGACACGCAACGACATCTACCGCATCGAGCAGTCCATGCGTGAACTGAACCAGCTCTTCAACGATCTAGCCCTCTTGGTGAATGAGCAGGGCGAAATCATGGACGTGATTCTCGCCAATGTTCAGCGGAGCATTCGGTACGTGGAGaagggcagcgcagcgctgaaGAAGGGACGCAACAAGCTGATTTGCTCAGTGGCTCGCATTCGTATGTGGAAGAGATGGTGA